In Burkholderia contaminans, one genomic interval encodes:
- the stbB gene encoding StbB family protein — protein MNISIALVNCSGNVGKTTLTRELFAPRLPGMPVRQIESINADEADLAHRGGDVQVMIAGQFDELHEELMQGRAFLVDIGASNVEEYLRRLDEASGLQEDYGFFVVPAVPDRKQLQDTLKTIDLLTDLGVEPERIRVVLNQVVVERNETVEVSVGRAFAPLLELHRRGGHFMLDTSAVVPKSDVFSLAAELGTTLHALCRDETDYRAAIAAATDSGERVRLSRRRILQSKARSISPKLDAVFEAVMRETVA, from the coding sequence ATGAATATCAGCATTGCTCTCGTCAACTGTTCCGGCAACGTTGGCAAGACGACCCTTACCCGCGAACTGTTCGCTCCGCGCCTTCCTGGGATGCCGGTGCGCCAGATCGAATCCATCAATGCAGATGAGGCCGACCTTGCGCATCGCGGGGGAGACGTGCAGGTGATGATCGCCGGCCAGTTTGACGAGCTCCACGAGGAGTTGATGCAGGGACGCGCGTTCCTGGTCGACATCGGCGCGTCGAACGTGGAGGAGTATCTGCGGCGGCTGGATGAAGCGTCGGGGCTCCAAGAGGACTATGGCTTTTTTGTGGTCCCCGCCGTGCCGGATCGCAAGCAGCTACAGGACACGCTCAAGACCATCGACTTGCTAACCGACCTGGGCGTCGAACCCGAACGCATTCGCGTCGTGTTGAACCAGGTGGTGGTCGAGCGCAACGAGACGGTCGAGGTTTCGGTCGGACGTGCCTTCGCGCCGCTGCTCGAGCTTCATCGACGGGGAGGACACTTCATGCTCGATACGTCGGCGGTTGTTCCGAAAAGTGACGTGTTTTCGCTGGCGGCCGAGCTGGGAACGACCTTGCACGCGCTCTGTCGCGACGAAACCGATTACCGAGCGGCGATTGCGGCCGCTACCGATTCAGGCGAGCGCGTGCGCCTGTCGCGGCGGCGGATCCTCCAATCCAAGGCCAGATCGATCAGCCCGAAGCTGGATGCGGTATTCGAGGCCGTGATGCGGGAGACAGTTGCATGA